Proteins encoded within one genomic window of Etheostoma cragini isolate CJK2018 chromosome 21, CSU_Ecrag_1.0, whole genome shotgun sequence:
- the LOC117936664 gene encoding cytochrome c oxidase subunit 6B1 → MAEDIKTKLENYRTAPFDARFPNQNQTRNCWSNYLDYHRCQKVLDAKGVDTTPCDWYKRVYKSLCPLSWIQKWDDQREEGTFPGKI, encoded by the exons ATGGCTGAGGACATTAAGACCAAACTTGAGAACTATCGCACTGCTCCCTTTGATGCCAGATTCCCTAACCAGAACCAGACCAGGAACTGCTGGTCCAACTACCTGG ACTATCATCGCTGCCAGAAAGTTCTGGATGCCAAAGGAGTGGACACCACCCCATGTGACTGGTACAAGAGGGTCTACAAATCCCTCTGCCCATTATCCTGg ATCCAGAAATGGGATGACCAGAGAGAAGAAGGGACCTTTCCAGGAAAAATCTGA